Below is a genomic region from Garciella nitratireducens DSM 15102.
CATTATTAGGAGTTATCTCCTCATCTGTCTTGGCATACAACAGAACACCAGCTACTTTTCCAGTTGAGCTTTTGTCGCTATTTTTGACATAGGTATATATTTGGTAAATATTACTGGATATAAAGGTGGTGCTATTGTATCGGGTATTCACCTGCATTGTATGCCCATAGTACTTTGTATCTATGATTAACTTTTTGTCACCGCATGACAGAGTTATGTCCGTTTTCATTGTTGGCAAATAAGTCATGTCTGCATCATTCCACAAATCCCATTCAATGTATGATGATCGGGGAGCATATTCAGGATGATGTTGCTGATAGTATGATAGCACAAAACGCTCATATAGGCGGTACATTTCTTCATCCTGAAGCCAAGTTGAAAGCCGGTGTGTTCCTGCGTCAGTGGTCAGTAGTAACCCCTTGACTGCAAGGCGGCATATTCCGATTAGCATACGGTATGAAGCATTATTACGATGATATTTCATGCTATCCCACCGAATTTCTGTTGGTTGGATATCCGTAACGCTACTGAAATATTGAAGTAGTTTGCGCAAATTCTTTTTGTTTTCGGACTTAACGTTTCCATGTCGCAGTAACATTAACATCGTGCTTTTTAGTGCCCGATTATGAGGAGAATCTTCTGTGAAATCATCATAAGTGCACGCTAGTTTACCTTGGGAAAGGGACTGCTGCTTAATAGTCTCAGATACATTGATTTGTCCGCGCAAACCTGGCAAAACATCTTCTCTCGGTATGTAATCTCGGTAAAGACCTCGCTTTATCTGATTGCCAACCCCTCGAATGATAATAGCGGCAAATAAGTCATGGATGTTATCAAAATCCTCTGTCGAGACATTATTATATCCGGTTTCTCGCAAGGTCTGGTAAGCATAGGATAGCATGTAATAGATATTTTTTATCTTGATATTACCGGTCATCTTATAGCACCCCGGAGCTGCTCTGACCAACTTTCAACTTTTGAAGGTTCATCATACCAGTATTCAGATAGTAGAGGTATCAATTCATATTCTACTACGGATGAAAGCCATAAATCATCAACAAGTTCATTAGTACAAAAATAGCTGTGGCCAATTCGAAAGCCCGGGCCAAGTGATGGATCTTCAGCGATTGCTTTATTCAACAATTGTACCTTAGTAATTAGCGCATCATACTTCGGGTTTTGAATGGAGGCCTGCTTTGTTTTAAATCCATCAGTGGAGAATGCGGGCTCCATGTCAAAGAATGCAAAACGTCGTCTGAGAGCGTAATCAATCATTGCAAGGCTTCTATCTGTCGTGTTCATCATACCAATGATGTACACATTACTTGGAACTGAAAACTGCTCATCCTTATAAAGCAAGCGGATAGCATTTTTTTCACCACGCTTGTCACATTCAATCAGCATTAACAGCTCGCCGAATATTTTGCTTAGATTTCCTCGATTGATCTCATCAATTATGAAAAAGTAAGGTCGTTCGTCATCATTCTCAGCCTCTTTGCAGAACTTGTAAAATGGGCCTTCCGTTAGTTTAAATCCATTACCGTCAGGTCGGAACCCCATAATAAAGTCTTCATAACTATAGCTTTGATGAAATTGCACCACTTTGACACGACTAATGTCCTTAGTGCCCATGATTGCGAATGCTAATCGCTGGGCTGCGTAGGTTTTTCCAACTCCAGGGGCACCCTGAAGTATCACATTTTTTTTACGTAACAGCAGCCCTTTAAGTTTTACAAACATTTCTTCACTCATGAACACTTCTTTGATGAAGTCATCATCGGAATATGGATCATAACTCTTTTCTTCAATAAATGATGAACTGTCTATGGATTTTTCGGCATAAAAGTTTTCCAAGAAGTCAATTGTTCCGGTTTTTCTGGAAATGTCCGTGAGTGTTTTATTTGGAGCTTCTTCAGGATAGTTGCATTCTTCATTATTTGTCCAGTTTATTTTGCGGATATGTTTGTAGCTGCTCCTTGAATCATCAAATATATAACCTGATTCCACTACGCCACGTCCAACTATTTGAGACTTCCCTCGTTTTGCAAACACAACATCGTCCGGTTTAATCGTGTGTACAAAGTCCCATACTGCAAGGACATCATTCATGAAATACTTATCTTCGTTCCGTTCTTGCTGCATTCTGTCATTAATCTTTTCCTTGGTTGGATATGTTGTAAGATCTCCGAGATAATCCCAGCCTATACCCATGATCTTCTCTGCAAAAAACTGTTCCCACATTGAAGCTTGCTCTCCAGGAGCATATAGCCAGTACCGACGTTTGACTTCAATTTCTGGCTTCGGTTCATCTACTGCCGGTACACGTTCATAAGTTCCGTTAATGATGCTTTCAATTACTTCCTCTTGTATCTTAGTGACTCGGAAGTTGGTCGCAGCAGGATATGTTAAAATCTCAAGCTGTTTTGTTCGCTCATCAACGAGGAGCACAGCTCGAGGGACTTTTGATAATGTAAGCTTGCGTTCAATCTTGATATCGACTGCGAGATAATAATCGGTTTTTAATGGCTCGTCCCGAGTGTATGGATCAGAGGTATTAGGTTTACGCAATTCAGGATCACACAAAACTGTACCCGATGCAATAATACCACCGTCTGATCCAGACACCCAAATATACGCTTTGTCACCTTTCTTTATTTGCTTCTGATACTGATTAACTGCCCAAGTTATTTTTTCAAGAGACTCAACAGCGCCAATGACGTCGTAGTATTTTGGATTACCTTGGAAAATCCATGTAGAAGGTTCACCAAGCTCTTTTAAGAAGCGTCTGTACAACATCATTCCACTGGAATATGCTTTGTTCCCCGCTGCAGCATCTACTTCTTCGAAATTTGGTGCAGCTTCAATAATGCCTTGTGCAGTATCAAAATCGTCGACTAACGTGTAGTAGAACAAATCTGTACATATGGGTTCGGTTAGCCTGAGTTTTGCCGTTGCATTCTTGAGAGCTGTAGTATAGGCATTTATGGTATTGAGGCTGTAAGGATCTCCGTTAGCCTTTTTCTGTTTTTTCATCCATGCTTGAAATTCTGATTTTAAGTTTATGTCACTAATTACTTTGCCGCTCCAATCGGTGGCGAGTGAGGGGTGCTTATTGTCTAAGAAAGATTTTAAATGGCGTAAGGCTGACAAGTAACCATCTGCACGCTCGTCTGACCGTTCACTACCCTTAGTGCTCACAAGATAATCGCGTATTTTATCTCGAGCAGTCAAGAGCGTTTCTTCACTGACAAGGCTTGCCCAAAAATCTATACCCACATTGTTGTTCAGGGCAAAAAATGCATCTGAGCCAATAGTGCAAACTGTACTGTCACTCCATTCGGGATGATTTTCACGAAGATACATCTTGAATTCACTTCGCAGACTATTTAACTGTGCAACTGATATAGTATTCAAGTTTATGCACCTCTTTTATATCCTAGATTGTTTATTTCATATGCTCACCGCGTTTGGAAGGAGATTTGTAAGTCGTGTTAAATACCATGTCTTGGATCCACTTTTTCAAGGATTCATTGCTGGAGATATGTTTATAGAGTTCGATCCCTGATGACATCGTCGCTAAGATTGCTTCCATTGTCGCTCGATCAATTTCATCGCGGGCATTTTGTTCATCTGAATTTTTCATCGCGTTTTGATAAGCGATATCTTTAGAAACAATATCCGGAAGCTCAGCGATCTGACGGCGAATCTTGTCTTCATCTGTCCATTCAATATTTCCGAACAGGTCATGGAAAGTAGCAAATATTGCGCTTAGATGATGCATTTCTGGCACGGTAATACCAACATCAGTGCCAACCGGAATGGGGTCAATTCAGCATCAGAATCATCTATTTGAATTGAAACCATGGCTTGAGCTTCAGCACGGTAACTGTCAAGGTCGACGGTTTCCAGTATGCCTTCTGATAAGTCGTCTCCCCGCGGTGATGGAAGTTTAGGGATGAGCAATGTTAAGAAGATTGAAAGCATTTCCCATTCAACCGACACATAGGGCAATATAGCTGATAGGAAATTATACGTCCGAACAAACGCTTTTGCTGAGCTCTTGAAATTGATTTGATCCTCAACCTCAAGGTCGAGGTATTCCTGTGTACAAGCATCGAGAATTGGGTCAAGTCTGTCGCGCTCGGCTCCTCCAAGATAGAGTTCGACAAGGTCACATACCTGTTCGTTAGTATAAGCC
It encodes:
- the mcrC gene encoding 5-methylcytosine-specific restriction endonuclease system specificity protein McrC — its product is MTGNIKIKNIYYMLSYAYQTLRETGYNNVSTEDFDNIHDLFAAIIIRGVGNQIKRGLYRDYIPREDVLPGLRGQINVSETIKQQSLSQGKLACTYDDFTEDSPHNRALKSTMLMLLRHGNVKSENKKNLRKLLQYFSSVTDIQPTEIRWDSMKYHRNNASYRMLIGICRLAVKGLLLTTDAGTHRLSTWLQDEEMYRLYERFVLSYYQQHHPEYAPRSSYIEWDLWNDADMTYLPTMKTDITLSCGDKKLIIDTKYYGHTMQVNTRYNSTTFISSNIYQIYTYVKNSDKSSTGKVAGVLLYAKTDEEITPNNDFNIGGNRISLKTLDLNREWHSITEELDNLCAWLDSNK
- a CDS encoding AAA family ATPase, producing the protein MNTISVAQLNSLRSEFKMYLRENHPEWSDSTVCTIGSDAFFALNNNVGIDFWASLVSEETLLTARDKIRDYLVSTKGSERSDERADGYLSALRHLKSFLDNKHPSLATDWSGKVISDINLKSEFQAWMKKQKKANGDPYSLNTINAYTTALKNATAKLRLTEPICTDLFYYTLVDDFDTAQGIIEAAPNFEEVDAAAGNKAYSSGMMLYRRFLKELGEPSTWIFQGNPKYYDVIGAVESLEKITWAVNQYQKQIKKGDKAYIWVSGSDGGIIASGTVLCDPELRKPNTSDPYTRDEPLKTDYYLAVDIKIERKLTLSKVPRAVLLVDERTKQLEILTYPAATNFRVTKIQEEVIESIINGTYERVPAVDEPKPEIEVKRRYWLYAPGEQASMWEQFFAEKIMGIGWDYLGDLTTYPTKEKINDRMQQERNEDKYFMNDVLAVWDFVHTIKPDDVVFAKRGKSQIVGRGVVESGYIFDDSRSSYKHIRKINWTNNEECNYPEEAPNKTLTDISRKTGTIDFLENFYAEKSIDSSSFIEEKSYDPYSDDDFIKEVFMSEEMFVKLKGLLLRKKNVILQGAPGVGKTYAAQRLAFAIMGTKDISRVKVVQFHQSYSYEDFIMGFRPDGNGFKLTEGPFYKFCKEAENDDERPYFFIIDEINRGNLSKIFGELLMLIECDKRGEKNAIRLLYKDEQFSVPSNVYIIGMMNTTDRSLAMIDYALRRRFAFFDMEPAFSTDGFKTKQASIQNPKYDALITKVQLLNKAIAEDPSLGPGFRIGHSYFCTNELVDDLWLSSVVEYELIPLLSEYWYDEPSKVESWSEQLRGAIR